A stretch of the Esox lucius isolate fEsoLuc1 chromosome 2, fEsoLuc1.pri, whole genome shotgun sequence genome encodes the following:
- the LOC105013985 gene encoding uncharacterized protein LOC105013985 isoform X1, whose product MTLTSETGERLSEPVKIPGVPDVFERQYVMQKIKDDERIPNCSENLSVMSMKRATDVEKMLLSLPPFFTTFPLWISQDLVTCQNFQINVTKTFGNLNEELKKYPHLMVTPPLLLKDLGVEGPRLVFLQEDNLGVYISKNKMTPQLVIVHDCLTGKSITVNVDELANKLRDVRSDQTFMTTRTPQEAILVLMDSSSSMSEECYDSEIQMKRIDAIKQLFDNFAQRSMAYGFHHVISLVKFDSSVKTLHTFTETLETFKEYIHKLKAQGRTLLYDALDHGISELEKVQVLFPDCRLRIICLTDGNDVGSASKPEAVTTRLINSNITVDAIIVGKVENNILCGISKATGGCCFKPETSKDGLKLFEMETVLSLELRKPKKKANPSTITSKSVLLALFAICGYDEEPEVTQPCELQNKVTVTANALKKKILESKSGRFLEKDKRILEELKSLHCDPHPFCTVLPSESDFTFWKILLQGPPDTPYEDGVFELYCQFGAEYPVKPPLMRFVTPVYHCNINTVGRICHNIFDRNYSAHVTMREMLDAVYGLLIAPEPADPLDSVLAEEYLTSRGKYETEAKKNTEKVAGKSMDDLEKNLVGQELTGTYIPPHLICPLSKKMFVDPVKTKYGTIYERKAIEKHIKTQRNAKDPNTDKLLRRTDLKADQDMKKMVMNFRKQEILETSV is encoded by the exons ATGACTTTGACATCTGAAACAGGCGAGCGGCTAAGTGAACCAGTTAAAATACCTGGTGTTCCGGATGTCTTTGAAAGACAGTATGTAATGCAGAAAATTAAAG ATGATGAAAGAATCCCAAACTGTTCTGAGAACCTGAGTGTTATGTCAATGAAGAGAGCCACTGATGTTGAAAAGATGTTGCTTAGTCTGCCTCCATTCTTCACAACATTCCCTCTTTGGATTTCTCAGGATCTTGTGACTTGTCAGAA CTTTCAGATAAATGTAACGAAGACTTTTGGCAACTTGAATGAAGAATTGAAAAAATACCCTCACCTGATGGTGACTCCACCATTGCTGTTAAAGGATTTAGGAGTGGAAGGACCTCGTCTCGTTTTCTTGCAAGAAG ATAACCTTGGTGTTTACatcagtaaaaacaaaatgactcCTCAGCTGGTCATTGTTCATGATTGCTTAACTGGAAAATCCATCACTGTGAATGTGGATGAGTTGGCAAATAA GTTGAGAGATGTCAGAAGTGACCAGACATTCATGACCACCAGGACTCCTCAAGAGGCTATTTTG GTGCTAATGGATTCAAGCTCCTCCATGAGTGAGGAATGTTATGATTCAGAAATCCAAATGAAACGTATTGATGCAATCAAACAGCTCTTTGACAACTTTGCACAGAGAAGCATGGCATATGGCTTTCATCATGTCATTAGCTTGGTGAAGTTTGATTCTTCTGTTAAAACTCTCCACACATTTACAGAGACGCTGGAGACCTTTAAG GAATACATACACAAACTTAAGGCACAGGGACGCACTCTCCTGTATGACGCCTTGGATCACGGCATATCTGAACTGGAAAAGGTTCAGGTCCTATTTCCAGACTGCAGACTTCGCATCATATGTCTCACAGATGGGAATGATGTGGG GTCAGCATCAAAGCCAGAGGCCGTTACAACCAGATTGATCAACTCTAACATCACTGTTGATGCCATCATTGTTGGAAAGGTAGAGAACAATATACTGTGTGGAATCAGCAAAGCAACAG GAGGTTGTTGTTTCAAACCAGAGACCAGTAAAGATGGTCTAAAGCTCTTTGAAATGGAAACAGTTCTGTCTTTAGAACTGAGGAAGCCAAAGAAGAAAGCCAACCCATCAACCATTACTAGTAAG aGTGTTTTGCTTGCGCTCTTTGCCATCTGTGGCTATGATGAGGAACCTGAAGTAACTCAACCCTGTGAACTACAAAATAAAGTGACTGTGACTGCGAA tGCATTAAAAAAGAAGATCCTGGAATCGAAGAGCGGACGCTTTTTGGAGAAGGACAAGCGCATTCTGGAAGAGCTGAAGAGCCTGCACTGTGATCCACATCCATTCTGCACAGTTTTGCCGTCAGAGTCCGATTTCA CATTTTGGAAGATTCTCCTGCAGGGACCCCCTGATACACCTTACGAGGATGGAGTGTTTGAACTGTACTGTCAGTTTGGCGCCGAGTACCCAGTCAAACCTCCACTAATGCGCTTTGTCACACCT GTGTACCACTGCAACATTAACACCGTGGGCCGTATCTGCCACAACATATTTGACCGGAACTACTCCGCCCATGTAACCATGAGAGAGATGTTGGATGCCGTGTATGGACTGCTCATCGCCCCTGAACCTGCAGACCCACTGGACAG TGTTTTGGCAGAGGAGTACCTGACCAGCAGAGGAAAGTATGAAACGGAGGccaagaaaaacacagagaaagttGCAGGCAAATCAATGGATGATTTGGAGAAG AACTTGGTGGGTCAAGAGTTGACTGGGACATACATTCCTCCACATCTGATATGTCCATTATCTAAGAAGATGTTTGTTGAtccagtaaaaacaaaatatggaacCATCTATGAGCGAAAAGCAATTGAAAAGCATATAAAAAC GCAACGAAATGCAAAGGATCCAAATACAGACAAACTCCTTAGAAGAACTGACCTCAAGGCAGACCAAGATATGAAAAAAATGGTGATGAACTTTCGTAAACAGGAAATCTTGGAGACAAGTGTTTAA
- the LOC105013985 gene encoding uncharacterized protein LOC105013985 isoform X2: protein MTLTSETGERLSEPVKIPGVPDVFERQYVMQKIKDDERIPNCSENLSVMSMKRATDVEKMLLSLPPFFTTFPLWISQDLVTCQNFQINVTKTFGNLNEELKKYPHLMVTPPLLLKDLGVEGPRLVFLQEDNLGVYISKNKMTPQLVIVHDCLTGKSITVNVDELANKLRDVRSDQTFMTTRTPQEAILVLMDSSSSMKTLETFKEYIHKLKAQGRTLLYDALDHGISELEKVQVLFPDCRLRIICLTDGNDVGSASKPEAVTTRLINSNITVDAIIVGKVENNILCGISKATGGCCFKPETSKDGLKLFEMETVLSLELRKPKKKANPSTITSKSVLLALFAICGYDEEPEVTQPCELQNKVTVTANALKKKILESKSGRFLEKDKRILEELKSLHCDPHPFCTVLPSESDFTFWKILLQGPPDTPYEDGVFELYCQFGAEYPVKPPLMRFVTPVYHCNINTVGRICHNIFDRNYSAHVTMREMLDAVYGLLIAPEPADPLDSVLAEEYLTSRGKYETEAKKNTEKVAGKSMDDLEKNLVGQELTGTYIPPHLICPLSKKMFVDPVKTKYGTIYERKAIEKHIKTQRNAKDPNTDKLLRRTDLKADQDMKKMVMNFRKQEILETSV, encoded by the exons ATGACTTTGACATCTGAAACAGGCGAGCGGCTAAGTGAACCAGTTAAAATACCTGGTGTTCCGGATGTCTTTGAAAGACAGTATGTAATGCAGAAAATTAAAG ATGATGAAAGAATCCCAAACTGTTCTGAGAACCTGAGTGTTATGTCAATGAAGAGAGCCACTGATGTTGAAAAGATGTTGCTTAGTCTGCCTCCATTCTTCACAACATTCCCTCTTTGGATTTCTCAGGATCTTGTGACTTGTCAGAA CTTTCAGATAAATGTAACGAAGACTTTTGGCAACTTGAATGAAGAATTGAAAAAATACCCTCACCTGATGGTGACTCCACCATTGCTGTTAAAGGATTTAGGAGTGGAAGGACCTCGTCTCGTTTTCTTGCAAGAAG ATAACCTTGGTGTTTACatcagtaaaaacaaaatgactcCTCAGCTGGTCATTGTTCATGATTGCTTAACTGGAAAATCCATCACTGTGAATGTGGATGAGTTGGCAAATAA GTTGAGAGATGTCAGAAGTGACCAGACATTCATGACCACCAGGACTCCTCAAGAGGCTATTTTG GTGCTAATGGATTCAAGCTCCTCCATGA AGACGCTGGAGACCTTTAAG GAATACATACACAAACTTAAGGCACAGGGACGCACTCTCCTGTATGACGCCTTGGATCACGGCATATCTGAACTGGAAAAGGTTCAGGTCCTATTTCCAGACTGCAGACTTCGCATCATATGTCTCACAGATGGGAATGATGTGGG GTCAGCATCAAAGCCAGAGGCCGTTACAACCAGATTGATCAACTCTAACATCACTGTTGATGCCATCATTGTTGGAAAGGTAGAGAACAATATACTGTGTGGAATCAGCAAAGCAACAG GAGGTTGTTGTTTCAAACCAGAGACCAGTAAAGATGGTCTAAAGCTCTTTGAAATGGAAACAGTTCTGTCTTTAGAACTGAGGAAGCCAAAGAAGAAAGCCAACCCATCAACCATTACTAGTAAG aGTGTTTTGCTTGCGCTCTTTGCCATCTGTGGCTATGATGAGGAACCTGAAGTAACTCAACCCTGTGAACTACAAAATAAAGTGACTGTGACTGCGAA tGCATTAAAAAAGAAGATCCTGGAATCGAAGAGCGGACGCTTTTTGGAGAAGGACAAGCGCATTCTGGAAGAGCTGAAGAGCCTGCACTGTGATCCACATCCATTCTGCACAGTTTTGCCGTCAGAGTCCGATTTCA CATTTTGGAAGATTCTCCTGCAGGGACCCCCTGATACACCTTACGAGGATGGAGTGTTTGAACTGTACTGTCAGTTTGGCGCCGAGTACCCAGTCAAACCTCCACTAATGCGCTTTGTCACACCT GTGTACCACTGCAACATTAACACCGTGGGCCGTATCTGCCACAACATATTTGACCGGAACTACTCCGCCCATGTAACCATGAGAGAGATGTTGGATGCCGTGTATGGACTGCTCATCGCCCCTGAACCTGCAGACCCACTGGACAG TGTTTTGGCAGAGGAGTACCTGACCAGCAGAGGAAAGTATGAAACGGAGGccaagaaaaacacagagaaagttGCAGGCAAATCAATGGATGATTTGGAGAAG AACTTGGTGGGTCAAGAGTTGACTGGGACATACATTCCTCCACATCTGATATGTCCATTATCTAAGAAGATGTTTGTTGAtccagtaaaaacaaaatatggaacCATCTATGAGCGAAAAGCAATTGAAAAGCATATAAAAAC GCAACGAAATGCAAAGGATCCAAATACAGACAAACTCCTTAGAAGAACTGACCTCAAGGCAGACCAAGATATGAAAAAAATGGTGATGAACTTTCGTAAACAGGAAATCTTGGAGACAAGTGTTTAA